In Bosea vestrisii, the following are encoded in one genomic region:
- a CDS encoding peroxidase family protein yields MVTYIKSDLDFILKQIKIAEADAAFRQGISTGDPGNPAKPLFGPGGSIPTYNLSWGLRTVDGSYNHLLPGQEKWGASDTPFNELMNPTFRTVTVMMDPDGPGGPAPTMPVSMPYTPGNDVDGPGTFANPGDVIDPTLRVISNLLVDQTLANPAAILTALQNAGVDDPGMVITGQIAALYVPLKPLFKIYEQAARTEASAAAAAAASPDNVPLQDAAAAARLALDAAWAGIEAAAGPEPGNGLFPLLAANGITLDGINVHIPNFAPDEGLSAPFNSWFTLFGQFFDHGLDLVNKGGSGTVMIPLSPDDPLYVEGSNTNFMVLTRATVGPGPDGIMVDNPSTTIDESADNVRPVNTTTSYVDQNQTYTSHPSHQVFLRQYAATAGGPVSTGNLIEGANGGMATWGEVKAQAATLLGIQLTDNDVGKVPLLRTDPYGNFIPGDNGYPQIIYGIGPDGIPNTDDDLVVEGYPANPVDPSNLFGVVAPAIPTEAIRTNHAFLADIAHNAVPTGLADGDITIGLGNPDNGPAEDGSYDDELLDAHFVAGDGRANENIGLTAVHHVFHAEHNRLAEHTKATVLETRDLAFINEWLVVDITQAQLNALPATLPTNAVALKALLDSFTWDGERIFQAAKFGTEMQYQHLVFEEFARKVQPNINVFLVPDGFDTMMDPTIFAEFAHVVYRFGHSMLTESIDQFDPNFNPNHISLIQGFLNPTAFTSTDGVDDGIAAGASSAA; encoded by the coding sequence ATGGTAACCTATATCAAGAGCGATCTGGACTTCATCCTTAAGCAGATCAAGATCGCCGAGGCTGACGCTGCGTTCCGGCAGGGCATCTCGACCGGCGATCCGGGCAACCCGGCAAAGCCGCTTTTTGGACCTGGTGGCTCGATCCCGACCTACAACCTTTCCTGGGGGCTTCGCACCGTCGACGGCTCCTACAACCACCTGCTTCCCGGACAGGAAAAGTGGGGTGCCTCCGATACGCCGTTCAACGAGCTGATGAATCCGACCTTCCGCACGGTCACCGTGATGATGGACCCTGATGGTCCGGGAGGACCGGCACCCACCATGCCAGTCTCCATGCCCTATACGCCGGGCAATGACGTGGATGGACCGGGCACCTTTGCCAACCCGGGCGATGTCATCGACCCCACTTTGCGAGTGATCAGCAACCTGCTCGTCGACCAGACCCTTGCCAATCCGGCCGCCATCCTGACGGCGCTGCAGAATGCCGGTGTCGACGATCCCGGCATGGTGATCACAGGCCAGATTGCGGCGCTCTATGTGCCGCTCAAGCCGCTCTTCAAGATTTACGAGCAAGCCGCACGGACCGAGGCCTCCGCTGCGGCCGCCGCCGCCGCAAGCCCCGACAATGTCCCCCTGCAGGACGCCGCCGCGGCGGCAAGGCTGGCGCTCGATGCCGCCTGGGCGGGTATCGAGGCTGCCGCCGGGCCTGAACCGGGCAATGGCCTCTTCCCGCTACTGGCGGCAAACGGCATCACGCTCGACGGGATCAACGTCCATATTCCCAATTTTGCGCCGGACGAGGGCCTGTCGGCCCCCTTCAACTCCTGGTTCACCCTGTTCGGCCAGTTCTTCGATCATGGCCTTGATCTCGTGAACAAGGGCGGCAGCGGCACTGTGATGATTCCGCTCAGCCCCGATGATCCGCTCTATGTCGAAGGGAGCAACACCAATTTTATGGTGCTGACCCGTGCAACCGTCGGACCTGGCCCCGACGGCATCATGGTCGACAATCCCAGTACCACAATCGACGAGAGCGCGGACAATGTCCGCCCCGTCAACACCACCACCTCCTATGTCGACCAGAACCAGACCTACACGTCGCACCCCTCGCACCAGGTCTTCCTGCGCCAATATGCAGCGACCGCCGGCGGCCCGGTTTCGACCGGCAATCTGATCGAGGGTGCAAATGGCGGTATGGCCACCTGGGGCGAGGTGAAGGCTCAGGCTGCGACCCTGCTCGGCATCCAATTGACCGACAACGATGTCGGTAAGGTGCCCCTGCTGCGCACCGACCCCTATGGGAATTTCATTCCCGGCGACAACGGCTATCCGCAGATCATCTACGGCATTGGCCCCGACGGCATCCCGAACACCGACGACGACCTTGTCGTCGAGGGCTATCCTGCCAATCCGGTCGATCCATCCAACCTGTTTGGCGTCGTCGCCCCGGCGATTCCGACCGAGGCGATCCGCACCAACCATGCCTTCCTGGCCGACATCGCCCACAACGCGGTGCCGACCGGCCTTGCCGACGGCGACATCACCATCGGCCTCGGCAATCCCGACAACGGGCCGGCGGAAGACGGGTCTTATGACGACGAACTGCTCGATGCTCACTTCGTGGCCGGCGATGGCCGCGCCAATGAAAACATCGGCCTGACCGCCGTCCACCACGTGTTCCATGCCGAGCACAACCGCCTTGCCGAACACACCAAGGCGACGGTACTCGAGACCAGGGATCTGGCCTTCATCAATGAATGGCTCGTGGTCGATATCACTCAAGCGCAGCTGAATGCCCTGCCGGCGACACTGCCGACCAACGCCGTGGCCCTTAAGGCCCTGCTCGACAGCTTCACCTGGGATGGCGAACGCATCTTTCAGGCGGCCAAGTTCGGCACCGAAATGCAATACCAGCACCTGGTGTTCGAAGAATTCGCCCGAAAGGTCCAGCCCAACATCAACGTGTTCCTGGTGCCCGATGGCTTCGACACCATGATGGACCCGACGATCTTCGCCGAGTTCGCGCATGTGGTGTATCGCTTCGGCCACTCCATGCTGACCGAGTCGATCGACCAGTTCGACCCGAACTTCAATCCCAACCACATCAGCCTGATCCAGGGCTTCCTCAATCCCACGGCCTTTACCAGCACCGATGGCGTCGACGACGGCATTGCAGCGGGTGCGTCATCCGCGGCATGA
- a CDS encoding sensor histidine kinase, with product MGKPTDGKLEKNPVTVEGRGQAVSSLQKLARWLAVLSPFVKPWRALSLERKFLLTATLAIVLSMVTLGYWVEKRIRVGWIQGMAETGALYLEGFLAHHVQTLENSRILPAESQTEIQNLLSNTRLGNRVAIIKIWDLDGNLIYSTNNSDSHEKLHSGYIDRIKDGQVVVDDDTDDHISELKSLKITPRLIEIYAPIYKMNSNNIIAIGEFYEYDKFLRSEINSVKYGTWFLIFNVSIIIIVLLRIIVSKTGKTIGDQQELLESNFARAAELAKRNNVLRRAADRARLNATILNETYLASIGADIHDGPIQVLSLMMLKLPNAKANATQPDELGIVRKDLEPLIQQTLADLRNLSAGLVLPEVENLSPMETIDLAITRHEHQTGTMVLRDLEDLPERVSRAIRVCAYRVVQEALNNSFKHAGGQGQRVSARLNGKMLEIVVTDIGMAPTLQRHHPARSAKLGLQGMDSRVRALRGSLTIARLVNGGTEVRATLPVRS from the coding sequence ATGGGCAAGCCTACTGATGGAAAGCTCGAAAAAAACCCGGTGACCGTAGAAGGACGCGGGCAAGCGGTCTCCAGTCTTCAAAAGCTTGCGCGCTGGCTGGCGGTGCTGAGCCCATTTGTGAAGCCTTGGCGCGCCCTCAGCTTGGAGCGCAAATTCTTGCTCACTGCCACCCTCGCCATCGTGTTATCGATGGTGACGTTGGGTTACTGGGTCGAAAAGCGAATCCGCGTCGGTTGGATTCAGGGCATGGCGGAGACAGGCGCTCTCTATCTCGAGGGCTTTCTGGCGCATCATGTCCAGACGCTCGAAAATTCCCGGATACTGCCCGCAGAGAGCCAAACCGAGATCCAAAATCTGTTGTCCAATACCCGCCTTGGCAATCGGGTTGCGATTATAAAGATCTGGGACCTCGACGGAAATCTTATATACAGCACTAACAATTCAGATTCACATGAAAAGCTTCATAGCGGCTACATCGATCGCATTAAAGACGGGCAAGTCGTTGTTGATGATGATACGGACGACCATATTTCAGAACTCAAGTCGCTTAAAATTACTCCGAGACTGATTGAAATTTACGCTCCTATATACAAAATGAATTCGAATAACATAATAGCTATCGGCGAATTCTATGAGTATGATAAATTTCTGAGAAGTGAGATTAATAGCGTCAAATACGGTACCTGGTTCCTGATATTCAATGTTTCAATTATAATTATTGTACTTTTACGTATAATCGTGAGTAAAACCGGAAAAACCATTGGTGATCAACAAGAGTTGCTGGAATCCAATTTTGCCCGCGCGGCCGAATTGGCAAAGCGAAACAACGTCCTGCGACGCGCGGCAGACCGCGCTCGGCTCAATGCGACGATCTTGAACGAGACATATCTCGCCAGTATTGGGGCGGATATCCATGACGGGCCTATCCAGGTGCTCAGCCTGATGATGCTCAAACTGCCGAATGCAAAGGCGAATGCAACTCAACCTGACGAACTGGGCATTGTGCGGAAGGATCTGGAGCCGCTGATCCAGCAAACGCTTGCAGATCTGCGTAATCTCTCCGCTGGGCTGGTGCTTCCGGAGGTCGAGAATTTGTCCCCGATGGAGACGATCGACCTGGCGATCACGCGGCACGAACATCAGACCGGAACCATGGTCCTGCGCGATCTCGAGGATTTACCCGAGCGCGTCTCGCGCGCCATCCGGGTCTGCGCTTATCGCGTGGTTCAGGAGGCCCTCAACAATTCCTTCAAACATGCGGGAGGCCAAGGGCAGCGGGTGTCCGCGCGGCTCAACGGCAAGATGCTGGAGATCGTGGTTACCGATATCGGCATGGCGCCGACGTTGCAGCGCCACCATCCCGCGCGCAGCGCGAAGCTCGGGCTGCAAGGCATGGACAGCCGCGTCAGGGCACTCCGGGGCAGCCTGACCATCGCGCGGCTGGTCAACGGCGGGACCGAAGTTCGAGCGACTCTACCGGTGCGTTCCTGA
- a CDS encoding response regulator — translation MGKISIAVVDDHPLLMEGLVALMQRNVGFSLAAAGSDANDIYSITEKYRPDAMIVDLNMPGDAFLAIRDATKTAPDMKIVVFTASTNTDHAVQALEAGAKGYVLKGSSADDLIKAIEMTCRGEIYITPCFAAKVISALHGKALDRQAAQSAKLSVREDQIVRLLLCGKQNREIASALSLSEKTVKGYMTLLMQKLKARNRLEVVIAAQRLNPAAFEGMRVSPRPQKSI, via the coding sequence ATGGGGAAGATATCGATCGCGGTTGTCGATGACCACCCACTCTTAATGGAAGGTCTCGTGGCCCTCATGCAACGCAATGTCGGGTTTTCATTGGCTGCAGCCGGCTCAGATGCGAACGATATCTATTCTATTACAGAAAAATACCGACCTGACGCGATGATAGTCGACCTTAACATGCCGGGGGACGCATTTCTGGCGATTAGGGACGCTACAAAAACAGCGCCTGACATGAAGATTGTCGTATTTACGGCCTCGACGAACACTGACCATGCCGTTCAAGCTCTCGAGGCGGGCGCCAAAGGCTATGTCTTGAAAGGCAGCAGCGCCGATGACCTGATCAAGGCCATCGAGATGACGTGTCGGGGCGAGATTTACATTACTCCCTGCTTTGCCGCAAAAGTGATCAGCGCCTTGCACGGTAAAGCGCTGGACAGACAGGCAGCGCAGAGCGCGAAGCTCAGCGTTCGGGAGGATCAGATCGTCAGGCTGCTTTTGTGCGGCAAGCAGAACCGAGAAATTGCCAGCGCCTTATCCCTCAGCGAGAAGACCGTGAAGGGCTATATGACGCTTCTCATGCAGAAGCTGAAGGCACGCAACAGGTTGGAAGTGGTGATCGCAGCACAGCGGCTCAATCCCGCAGCTTTCGAGGGCATGCGCGTTTCGCCGCGGCCGCAGAAGTCGATATAA
- a CDS encoding Nramp family divalent metal transporter, with product MTANIGHQPRKIGWQRAPREPSLVEAFASVPLAPGATSWRRFLAFLGPGYLVAVGYMDPGNWATAVAGGSRFGYALLFVALLSNVMAIVLQALCARLAIATGRDLAQACRDAYPHWISVPLWVLAELAICATDLAEVLGTAIALNLLFGLPIEVGVVLTALDVFVVLWLQNKGIRWIEAFIITMLGVIAISFAIQLAMANPDWRGVLGGFAPSRLILTDPDMLYLALGIIGATVMPHNLYLHSGIVQTRAYGREERDLREALRFATIDSSAALLFAFLVNASLLIVAAAIFHSAGQTQVAELEQAYKILTPLLNSATAPTLFAIALLCCGINASVTATMAGQIVMEGFIEIRLPTWLRRLVTRLVAILPAVIVLQFYGNTRATDLLILSQVVLALQLPFAVTPLVLLTASRKKMGVLAPPLWQTGLAGAIAVVLIALNMTLVTGMVLR from the coding sequence ATGACGGCGAATATTGGCCATCAGCCGAGAAAAATCGGTTGGCAACGCGCCCCGCGCGAACCTTCGCTTGTCGAGGCCTTTGCCTCGGTGCCGTTGGCCCCCGGAGCGACATCGTGGCGAAGGTTCCTCGCCTTTCTGGGGCCGGGATACCTTGTTGCCGTAGGCTATATGGACCCTGGGAACTGGGCGACCGCCGTCGCCGGAGGATCCCGCTTCGGCTATGCGCTTCTTTTCGTCGCCTTGCTTTCGAACGTTATGGCGATCGTCCTGCAAGCGCTCTGCGCCAGGCTCGCGATTGCGACTGGCCGCGATCTTGCGCAGGCCTGCCGGGACGCCTATCCGCATTGGATAAGCGTGCCTCTTTGGGTGCTGGCGGAACTCGCGATTTGTGCGACCGACCTCGCCGAGGTGCTTGGAACAGCGATCGCGCTCAATCTGCTCTTCGGCCTGCCGATCGAGGTCGGCGTGGTACTGACCGCGCTCGATGTTTTCGTCGTGCTTTGGCTACAGAACAAGGGCATTCGCTGGATCGAGGCTTTCATCATCACAATGCTCGGCGTGATTGCCATTTCCTTCGCCATCCAACTGGCGATGGCGAATCCGGACTGGCGCGGAGTGCTAGGTGGCTTTGCCCCGAGCCGCCTGATCTTGACCGACCCCGATATGCTTTATCTGGCGCTCGGCATCATCGGCGCAACCGTCATGCCGCATAACCTTTATCTACATTCGGGCATCGTCCAGACCCGCGCCTATGGCCGTGAGGAGCGCGACCTCCGCGAGGCGCTTCGCTTCGCGACGATCGATTCCAGCGCTGCCTTGCTCTTCGCCTTTCTCGTCAATGCCTCGCTGCTCATCGTCGCCGCGGCGATATTCCACTCCGCCGGCCAGACCCAAGTGGCCGAGCTGGAGCAGGCCTACAAGATCCTTACGCCGCTTCTGAACAGCGCAACTGCGCCGACACTCTTTGCGATCGCGCTCCTGTGCTGCGGCATTAATGCCAGCGTGACGGCGACCATGGCCGGGCAGATCGTGATGGAGGGCTTCATCGAGATCCGCTTGCCGACATGGCTGCGGCGCCTGGTAACCCGCCTCGTCGCCATTCTGCCGGCAGTGATCGTGCTGCAGTTTTACGGCAACACCCGCGCCACGGACCTCCTGATCTTGAGCCAGGTCGTATTGGCCCTGCAATTGCCGTTCGCTGTCACGCCCCTGGTGTTGCTGACAGCTTCACGCAAGAAGATGGGGGTTCTCGCACCGCCGCTCTGGCAGACGGGGCTAGCCGGCGCGATAGCGGTTGTGCTGATCGCGCTCAATATGACGCTTGTCACGGGCATGGTGTTGCGGTGA
- a CDS encoding PRC-barrel domain-containing protein: MDHSKHARLSATELTAGVLEGATIYGPGDEKIGSVSHIHGAGSATEVVVDVGGFLGIGAKPVSVALDQLEFMRHEDGDVHAVTSWAKDQLKEMPEHVDP, encoded by the coding sequence ATGGACCATTCGAAGCACGCGCGTCTCTCCGCTACCGAACTCACCGCCGGCGTCCTCGAGGGGGCTACGATCTATGGACCAGGCGACGAGAAAATCGGCTCGGTCTCTCACATCCACGGCGCCGGGTCGGCGACCGAGGTTGTTGTAGATGTCGGTGGCTTCCTCGGGATCGGCGCAAAGCCCGTGTCGGTGGCTCTCGATCAGCTTGAGTTCATGCGACACGAAGATGGCGATGTGCATGCCGTTACGAGCTGGGCCAAGGACCAGCTCAAGGAGATGCCCGAGCATGTCGACCCATAA
- a CDS encoding Crp/Fnr family transcriptional regulator: MNDVSHRIVSILTANPFFAGFEQDALEKIAAVCRQRHLATREILFLKGDPGDGLYAIRRGLIRIGTMDGLGQQMTMNVLGGGDVFGEITLLDGQSRTADAVAMEDTEMFFLPRREFLSLLNREPPIALQLIALLCARLRDVIGRLEETTFLPPAIRLARRILVLAADYGTDVRASQEELASLTGVTRETVNRHLQSWKRTGVISLGRGRLLIQDIDDLRRLAKVDVA, encoded by the coding sequence ATGAATGATGTCTCTCATCGCATCGTGAGTATTCTGACTGCGAACCCGTTCTTTGCGGGTTTCGAACAGGACGCGCTCGAGAAAATCGCGGCGGTCTGCAGGCAGCGGCATCTGGCCACGCGGGAGATTTTGTTCCTCAAGGGCGATCCCGGTGACGGGCTTTATGCCATTCGACGTGGCCTGATCCGCATCGGCACAATGGATGGCCTTGGCCAGCAGATGACGATGAACGTTCTGGGTGGCGGCGACGTCTTCGGTGAGATCACCTTGCTTGACGGCCAGTCTCGCACTGCCGATGCAGTGGCGATGGAAGACACCGAGATGTTTTTCCTGCCGCGCCGCGAATTCCTGAGCTTGCTGAATCGCGAGCCGCCGATCGCGCTGCAACTGATCGCTCTCCTCTGCGCTCGGCTGCGCGATGTCATAGGCCGCTTGGAAGAGACGACATTTCTGCCTCCTGCAATTCGGCTTGCACGACGCATTCTGGTGCTCGCCGCCGACTACGGCACGGATGTCCGCGCGTCCCAGGAGGAACTGGCATCTCTCACCGGCGTGACGCGCGAAACAGTCAACCGCCACCTCCAGTCCTGGAAGCGCACCGGCGTCATTTCCTTAGGGCGAGGGCGACTGCTGATCCAGGATATCGACGATTTGCGGCGCCTGGCAAAAGTCGATGTCGCCTAG
- a CDS encoding cache domain-containing protein translates to MTQSPSAPRSSLFAKYFIALFAAVVVPLLVAGGSEAWFGQRDQKARLNDLLEAEARSAAAKIQDFLDGIRDQLAWTVQLPWSDGADERRRLDAFRLLRQVPAVVSLTLVDATGRERLFVSRMGLNKIEGGADHSASPAFMSVRAGGAWYGPVSFHAGSEPFLTIAVAGTRTGVGVAVAEVNLKLIWDVISAIRVGRTGGAFVLDQPGRLVAHPDISLVLRADQISVRPLQALRARITAQSGQATAGRDIGGHMVLAAMAQIPGVDWSVVVKQPVAEAFEPIYAALWRTGALLIVGSGLAAALAYWLTQRMIEPIRILEDGVGRIGAGQFDHRIDIVTGDEFERLATRFNEMAGDLAVSQERSERIGRLKRFLAPQVAELVDRSGDDSVLDGRRIEVVVVFGDLRGFTAFSARTEPEIVMSFLGEYYDALDRVVIDHGATLTHFSGDGMMVLINAPVSRPDPAVCAVNMARDMQKTVQSLLRDRQMLDHRLGFGVGLAMGPATVGRIGSEGRLEYTAIGTVVNLASRLCASAGNAEVLVDLVAAEAVDGRAPLVELDARVLKGFDQPVRVFAADMRAAG, encoded by the coding sequence GTGACCCAATCGCCATCCGCTCCACGGAGCTCGCTCTTCGCGAAGTATTTCATCGCGCTGTTCGCGGCGGTCGTCGTGCCCCTTCTCGTTGCCGGTGGCAGCGAAGCTTGGTTTGGCCAGCGCGACCAGAAGGCCAGGCTGAACGACCTTCTCGAAGCGGAAGCCCGATCCGCCGCTGCGAAAATTCAGGACTTCCTGGACGGAATCCGCGATCAACTGGCGTGGACCGTTCAGCTGCCATGGTCTGACGGCGCGGACGAAAGGCGCAGGCTCGACGCCTTTCGCCTTTTGCGCCAGGTACCTGCCGTCGTCAGCCTGACCCTTGTCGACGCCACCGGCCGAGAGCGCCTGTTCGTATCGCGCATGGGGCTCAACAAGATCGAGGGCGGCGCGGACCACTCGGCCAGTCCGGCGTTCATGAGCGTCCGCGCGGGCGGCGCTTGGTACGGCCCCGTTTCCTTTCATGCCGGCTCCGAACCCTTCTTGACCATTGCCGTTGCCGGCACTCGCACGGGGGTCGGCGTGGCAGTCGCCGAGGTCAATCTCAAACTGATCTGGGACGTCATATCAGCGATCCGGGTCGGGAGAACCGGAGGGGCGTTCGTTCTCGATCAACCAGGACGCCTCGTCGCTCATCCCGACATTAGCCTCGTCCTACGAGCCGACCAAATATCAGTACGGCCGCTCCAAGCTCTTAGAGCGCGCATTACGGCGCAAAGCGGCCAGGCAACCGCAGGACGCGACATCGGCGGACATATGGTTCTCGCCGCGATGGCGCAGATACCCGGTGTCGACTGGAGCGTCGTCGTCAAGCAGCCAGTCGCCGAGGCGTTCGAGCCGATTTACGCGGCCCTTTGGCGTACGGGTGCTTTGCTCATCGTGGGTTCCGGCCTCGCGGCGGCGCTCGCCTACTGGCTCACCCAGCGCATGATCGAACCGATCCGCATTCTGGAAGACGGCGTGGGGCGGATCGGCGCTGGGCAATTCGATCACCGGATCGATATCGTCACAGGCGACGAATTCGAGCGGCTGGCGACACGCTTCAACGAGATGGCGGGCGATCTGGCAGTGTCGCAGGAGCGCTCGGAGCGGATCGGCCGGCTGAAGCGGTTTCTCGCGCCGCAGGTGGCCGAACTGGTCGACCGGTCTGGCGACGACAGCGTGCTCGACGGTCGGCGCATCGAGGTGGTCGTCGTTTTCGGCGATTTGCGCGGTTTCACCGCCTTCTCGGCGCGCACCGAGCCCGAAATTGTCATGAGTTTCCTCGGTGAATACTACGACGCTCTGGACAGGGTGGTGATCGACCACGGGGCCACGCTGACGCATTTTTCAGGCGATGGGATGATGGTCCTGATCAATGCCCCCGTGTCCCGTCCAGATCCGGCTGTGTGCGCCGTCAATATGGCGCGGGACATGCAGAAGACCGTCCAGTCCCTTTTGCGCGATCGACAGATGCTGGACCACCGACTTGGCTTTGGGGTCGGGCTCGCGATGGGGCCTGCGACGGTTGGGCGTATCGGCTCGGAAGGCCGGCTCGAATACACCGCGATTGGAACCGTTGTGAATCTCGCCTCGCGCCTGTGCGCTAGCGCAGGCAATGCCGAAGTCCTGGTCGATCTGGTCGCCGCGGAGGCCGTCGACGGGCGAGCGCCTCTCGTTGAATTGGATGCGCGCGTTCTGAAGGGGTTCGACCAACCCGTTCGGGTTTTCGCCGCTGACATGAGGGCAGCTGGATAA
- a CDS encoding ABC transporter substrate-binding protein — translation MRDQDDPDCLRVGGDPVALGLVASLSRPGGNLTGVSSLSVEVSLKRLEFMSDLFPAAKTFAVAINPMSPTSASQSRNLQAAANSLGLELRIFKASSEPELDAVFAAVSQMQPPGLVFTSDPYFAYRSRRLAELAIRYNVPAITQARDFPNAGGLMSYGGDFRQSHRHTGIYAGRIIRGEKPSDLPVQRVTKVELFVNLKAAGQLGLTMPPSLLSSADVVIE, via the coding sequence ATCCGCGACCAAGACGATCCCGATTGTCTTCGAGTTGGGGGCGATCCGGTCGCGCTGGGCCTGGTCGCCAGCCTGTCCCGGCCAGGCGGCAATCTCACCGGCGTAAGCAGTCTCAGCGTGGAAGTCTCGCTGAAACGGCTGGAGTTCATGAGCGATTTGTTTCCGGCCGCCAAGACCTTTGCCGTCGCCATCAACCCGATGAGCCCGACCTCGGCTTCGCAATCGAGAAACCTGCAGGCCGCCGCGAACAGTCTCGGACTGGAACTCCGCATCTTCAAGGCCAGCAGCGAGCCGGAACTGGATGCCGTGTTCGCGGCCGTATCCCAGATGCAGCCACCCGGGCTGGTCTTCACGTCCGACCCCTATTTCGCCTATCGAAGCCGGCGTCTCGCCGAGTTGGCGATCCGCTACAATGTGCCCGCCATCACCCAGGCTCGGGATTTCCCGAACGCTGGCGGCCTGATGAGCTATGGCGGCGACTTCCGGCAGTCGCACCGCCATACCGGGATCTATGCCGGCCGGATCATCAGGGGTGAGAAGCCCTCCGATCTGCCGGTCCAGCGCGTGACGAAGGTTGAGCTGTTCGTCAATCTGAAGGCGGCCGGGCAACTCGGACTGACCATGCCGCCCTCGCTTCTGAGCAGTGCAGACGTGGTGATCGAATAA
- a CDS encoding ABC transporter substrate binding protein, with product MPCSLRQAVPTTRREIIALLGAMAASTVSARAQQKTTPVIGYLGSESPEPYGSRLAAFVEGLAEAGYVDGRNVTIDFRWAEGQYSRLPALAMDLADRQVTVMVAPGGAEVALAARSATKTIPIVFELGAIRSRWAWSPACPGQAAISPA from the coding sequence ATGCCCTGCTCCTTGCGCCAGGCTGTTCCAACGACGCGGCGCGAGATCATTGCTCTGCTCGGCGCGATGGCGGCATCGACGGTCTCGGCCCGTGCGCAGCAGAAGACCACGCCGGTCATCGGCTATCTCGGCTCGGAATCGCCCGAGCCTTATGGCAGTCGCCTCGCCGCCTTTGTCGAGGGCCTCGCCGAAGCCGGATATGTCGACGGCCGCAACGTCACGATCGATTTTCGCTGGGCTGAAGGCCAGTACAGCCGATTGCCGGCGCTGGCGATGGATCTTGCGGATCGTCAGGTCACCGTCATGGTCGCGCCCGGTGGTGCGGAAGTCGCGCTCGCCGCACGATCCGCGACCAAGACGATCCCGATTGTCTTCGAGTTGGGGGCGATCCGGTCGCGCTGGGCCTGGTCGCCAGCCTGTCCCGGCCAGGCGGCAATCTCACCGGCGTAA
- a CDS encoding class I SAM-dependent methyltransferase, whose translation MSNMLQAAAPQKIDHEAIKLRQHGAWSSGDYAIVGTTLQIVGERLCEALDLRSGQAVLDVAAGNGNASLAAARRWCNVTSTDYVAALLERGRERAAAERLDISFREADAEALPFADGHFDAVMSTFGVMFTPDQERAAAELLRVCRHGGKIGLANWTPDGFIGHLLKTIGKYVPPAPGLRSPAFWGNEERLAELFGSAGASIQTTRRDFVFRYRSPEHWLQVFSSYYGPVLKVFGALDQPAKAALTRDLMALVEQFNRSGDATVVVPSSYLEVVVTRGLN comes from the coding sequence ATGTCCAACATGCTTCAAGCCGCTGCCCCGCAGAAGATCGACCACGAGGCGATCAAGCTCCGCCAGCATGGCGCCTGGTCGTCCGGCGACTACGCCATCGTCGGAACGACCCTGCAAATCGTCGGCGAGCGCCTATGCGAGGCGCTTGATCTGCGCAGCGGCCAAGCCGTGCTCGATGTCGCCGCCGGAAACGGCAATGCCAGTCTCGCAGCGGCTCGCCGCTGGTGCAACGTCACCAGCACGGACTATGTCGCGGCCTTGCTCGAGCGCGGCCGCGAGCGCGCCGCGGCCGAGCGGCTCGACATCTCCTTCCGCGAAGCCGATGCCGAGGCGTTGCCTTTCGCGGATGGCCATTTCGACGCAGTCATGTCGACCTTCGGGGTGATGTTCACGCCCGACCAGGAGCGCGCGGCCGCAGAGCTGCTGCGGGTCTGCAGACATGGCGGCAAGATCGGCCTGGCCAACTGGACGCCGGACGGCTTCATCGGCCATCTCCTCAAAACGATTGGGAAATATGTCCCGCCGGCACCCGGACTGCGTTCGCCCGCGTTTTGGGGCAACGAGGAGCGCTTGGCCGAGCTGTTCGGTTCGGCCGGCGCATCGATCCAGACGACGCGGCGCGACTTCGTCTTCCGTTATCGCTCGCCGGAGCACTGGCTCCAAGTCTTCAGCAGCTACTATGGACCGGTGCTCAAGGTCTTTGGGGCGCTGGACCAGCCTGCCAAGGCGGCGTTGACACGGGATCTGATGGCGCTGGTCGAACAGTTCAATCGATCGGGCGATGCAACCGTTGTGGTGCCGAGCAGCTATCTCGAGGTCGTCGTCACGCGAGGGCTGAATTGA